Part of the Brevibacillus brevis genome is shown below.
TGGTTTGAATTTGCACAACCGACCATTGTAACCACCATAAGGAGTGTCAACAAAAAGATGAATATTTTTTTCCAATAGAGAAAATTCATGCTAATTCCCCCTTCATCACATTGTTTTTCCCATCTTTTAATTGCAATGCCATTTGACGCAATTCTACTTTTCGAATTTTCCCTGAAGGCGTCATCGGAAACTCGTCAGAAAAAACAATGTGTCTCGGAATTTTAAAGCTGGCAATTTTCCCTTGGCAATATTCGATTAACTCCTGTTCTTCAACCTTTTGGCCCTTCGCCAGTTGTACGAAAGCAAAGCAAACTTCACTCAATCTCGGATCCGGGTAAGCAACAACGCTGCAACGATAGACTGCAGGATGCGTTGTTAAATAGGCCTCGACTTCAACTGGATCAACATTCTCCCCTCCAACTCTAATCATATCTTTCACTCTTCCTACGATATGGTAATATCCCTCATCGTCTACGTATCCTAAGTCTCCTGTATGGAACCACCCCTCCGAATCGATTGCTTTTGCCGTTTCTTCTGGATTTTTGTAATAACCTTGCATCACTGTGAAAGCCTTGATGCAAATTTCCCCGTGCTGATTGGTTGGCAGTTCTGCCTGTGTTTCCGGATCTACAATCTTCATTGAGATATCTGGAAGAGGTCTGCCACAGGAGGTCATCCGCTTTTCTACCGGATCTTCAATGGAAGACAAAGTCGCTATGGCTGCAACCTCAGTCGAGCCATATGCATTGAATACAGGCATCATGTTTTCCTGTATCATTCGTGCAGCGTATTCCGGTACCGCACATATTCCAAATCGAAGGGAATCAATGGAGTATTTATTGAAATGAGGGTGTTGTATCATGTCCAGGATCATCGCTTCAAAGGAAGATGCACTGGTGGCTTTTTCTTGATCCATTAACTGTAGTGCTTTTTCGGCCTCAAAGTGTTCCATGAGAATGATTTTGGCGCCCTTGGTATGCGCAGTTGTCATGACCGTTATCAGCGCATACGCATGGAACAGCGGAAGATACAACATGATTCGGTCATCACTCGTGACACGCAGTCTTTCGGCTACGCTTTTGATATTCTTTAAAAAACGGTGACAATGCATAACCCCTTTTGGAAAGCCTGTCGTCCCAGACGTATACATGATCATGAAAGTATCGTCAACGTTTACACTGGCTTCTCTACTAACCAAAACTTCATCGTCCACATACCTCCCACGTTCAATCAGTTCATCAAAAGTGTAGGTTCCTGGACGTTCTACTTCGTTAATGGTAAGCACGGTTCTCAATTTAGGGATTCGTTCGGAATGTAAATTTCCAGGTTCCGCCTGCATAATTTCCGGGCATAACGTTAACAATCTGTCAAAATAACTGATATCTTTGAAATTAGGTTTCCCGACGATGAGAAAACCTAGATCGGATTGGTTCAAAATGTACTCCAAGTCTTTCTCTCGAAATCTGGTATTGATGGGAAGGAGTATCGCGCCAACTTTTGCAATTGCATAATGTAAAAAGATCCATTCAGGCGAATTAGAGAGCCATACACCAACCTTATGCCCTTTTTCTATCCCAAAAGCGATTAACCCCTTTGCCACCTCATCTACTCGTTCTTTCAGTTGACTCCATGTATAGCGTCTGCCATCCTCGTAGAGCAATGCTTCCTGATCCCTATTTTCTGCTGCAATCCTATTGAAAAGTTCGCCAAACGTTTCGTTATGAATAGGATACATACAGATACCCCTTTCAAATTTGACCTCTTACAGTTATTGGTTACGACTATGACAATTCTCCTAACTTCAACTACATTTGGAGACAATAGAAGTGACATGAGCTCAAAAGTAAAGCGGTTTCATAATAGAAATGTAAGGATTCGGTTTTCATCCAGTCGCTTTTTACCAACCGGTTTGTATAGTATACACGATAGGTATTTTTCAGTAAATTGTAAATATTCCAATTACATTTGTCCTGCTAAGGTTATAGATCAAAAACTTGTTTCATCCTCTCATAATCTTTAGATCTAGGCATTTGATATTTCATCGCACGGCTTACTGGTGGCAAACCCAGGCTATTTTTCAGTTTCACCCGAAACTCCGCAGCCTTAAGGCCAATCGATACAGGATCTAAGATGGGTACCTTCGTGCCCTCTACTTCTTTTAGCCCAGCCAAAGAAGCTAAAGGGCCTAGTCCAGCGCAACCGATGATGATCATATCTGCTCCATATTTGACTCCAATTTTAGCCGCCTTTTCGATTTCTGCAGCAATAACCTCTACATTATTTATTCCATTTTTCATCCATTCAATCGAAGGCAGGTCAATGGGAATGATCCTCTTCGTCCAGTCATTACACCCACATGAGTTCTTTTTCATAACATGTTCCAACTGGAGATTTATTTTGGGTTCATGTAAACCGACAATCGCACATCTCTCACCCATTTGAGCTGCCAAGCTTAATGAAAATTCATTGATCCCAACAACAGGGATGTCCACCATTTCTCTTGCTTCCTGGACCCCTGTGTCAAAAAAACAACCGACAACTACGGCATCAAAGCCTTCTTTTTCCGCCTCGATAATAGCATGAATGACTTGTACTTTATTCAATAATTCAAAGTAAGAAGTTGAAAAGTCTGTCGCGCGATTACAACCTACTTTAGGAAATCTGAAACCAATTTGCGTTCCTTCATCCTTAATCGGATCAAGAGTCTTTTCTAGTACTTTTACAAAGTCTCCCGATACAGACTCAGGGTTAACATTCATAAAACAAATTTTCATAGAAAGTTTCCCCTTTTTTTATCTTTCTAAAAATGGACCCATCCACCGTCTACAAAAATGGTTTGTCCTGTTATATGTTTAGCCCGTGAAGAAGCTAGAAAAACTACCGCCTCTGCAATATCCCTAGCTTCTCCAAACTTTCTTAATGAAATATCATGCTTCATCGTTTCTCTGACGGAAGCAGTAAAGCCTTCTTCCAACATTCTCGTCCCAATACCAGCCTCAATCATACCTGGACCTACACAATTTGCTCGTATGCCAAATTTCCCCTCCTCCCTTGATACTGCCTTCGTAAGCATTTCTACAGCAGCTTTCGGAACCGCAGAAAGTGAGTCTCTCGCTGGATATTTATGAACGGCTGCTGTAATCACACTTATATAGGTGCCAGCTCTGTTGTCTCTTAAATGCGGCAGTGTTGCATGGATAACATTAAAAAACCCATTCACATCTGTATCTATGACTCGTCTCCATTCATCATGTGTAACTTGATTAATATAACCCAATGCAATATCTGGTCCAGAAGTATATACAACTGTATGAATACTGCCGAAATTTGCTATTACGTTATTCACGAGCTCCTGTACCGAGTTGACATCCTCTATTTTCATTTGTTCAAACATGCTCTTTCGTCCCATTTCTTCTACCATGGACGAAATTTTTGCCGCTTCCTCTTTATTTTGCCGATAAGTTAACGCAACATTGGAACCGCTTTCAGCCATCAGGCAAGAGATTTCTTTACCCAAACCACCGGTCCCACCAATGATCAATGCTACACCCTCACTTGGGAACATTGAATGTCGAGTCATCCAAAAAATCACCTTCCATTCATTTATAAGAAAGCTGGGATTAATGATTTTCTATCCCATTTAAAATCATGTCCAGATATATTTTGTTAATCTCTTTTACGGATAATGGGCCATCTTTCCGATACCATTGGGTTCCCCAACCGGTTAGCCCAACGATTCCAAAAGAGATAATTTTCGGGTCTGTATTTGACTTGAATTCTCCCGCTTTTATCCCATCTTCGATTACTTGGGTGATAATATTTGCAAATTGATCCCTTTTCTCCCGAATGACTTGAAATTTATCATCGGCTGCGATGTATTTGTACTCTTGAATAAATATCGTGAAATTATCCTTATATTTGTACAAGCTGTCCCAGAGCAAAGAGACTAACTGACTCAACTTTTCCTTATTCGTTGTGTTCTTACTATTAAAAATCTCCTGGGAATCATACAGTAAATTTTCTATAAACGACTCATGAATGAGATATAATAGATCTTCTTTAGACTGAAAGAAGTAATAGAAAGAACCCTTAGTTAATTCAGCTTCATTTAAAATGTCATTTACGGAAGTGCCAGAGTAACCATTTTTTTCAAACAGGGACAACGCTGAATTTAATATTTTTGTTTTCGAATCTACCGTGTTGGAATTTCGCAAATGTAACTACCCCTTTTAGTGAATTATTTTCCAAAACTTTTGTTTTACCAACCGTTTTGTATATTCAATTAAATAAAATAATTCCAAAAGGGTCAACTATATTTCTTTCCCTTATCCCTCATCCTTTATGCGTTAGGGAATTCCAGTTGAATACCTTAATGATACTTTTTCCAAACCGTAGCCGTCGCCATCCCATGAGCAGCGCACATTGTCTGTAGTCCGTAAGCCGCATTCGAATCCTCCATGATGTTGAGCAACGTAGCTGTTATTCTCGCGCCACTTGCCCCGGTGGGATGACCCAAGGCAATGGCTCCTCCTCGTAAATTCACTCTATCCTCAGGAATTCCCAGCTCTTTCATCCAAGCCAGCACAACGGATGCAAATGCTTCATTAATTTCAAAAACATCAATCTCTTCAAGTGTTACATTTGCCCTATTGATCGCTTTTAAGGTAGCCGGGATCACACCCGTTAACATTTCTTTAGGATTTACACCGACAGTGACTTGGCTCACGACCTCTCCTTTCGGTTTAAAGCCAAGTCTGATAGCGGTCTCTTTTTCCATTAAAACCAGGCCGGAAGCACCGTCAGATATTTGGCTTGAATTTGCGGCAGTGACCTTACCGTTTTCCATGAAGGCAGGTTTCAATTGAGCCATTTTTTCGAGCGATACGTTCGCTCGAACCCCTTCATCCCGATTAAAAACCGCACCCCCAATCTCAATATCTACGATTTCTCTGGAAAACTCCCCTGCTTCTGTCGCTTTAGCTGCCTTTACATGACTCATATACGAAAATCGGTCAAGTTCCTCACGGGAAATGTTCCACATTTCCGCTATGAGTTCGGCGGAATTTCCTTGATGAACCATTTCATACTGCTCAAGCAGCTTTGGACTATATTCTATGCGGTCAATGGCCGAGGGTACTAGAGACATATTTTCAACACCACCAACGACGATAATATCCGCATATCCAGTCATGATCTTTTGGGTTGCAATGTGAAGAGCCTGTTCACTAGAGGAGCATTTTTGGTTCAGCACAAACGCAGGAACACTGTCTGGAATCCCTGCCATCAACGAAGCTAACCGACCGATACAATTTCCTTGGGAGTTCACTTGTGTCGTACAGCCAACAATAACCTCATCAATTAGGCTTTTATCAAAATTCGTACGATTCAATAATGCCTCTAACACAAGGGCTAACAACTCATCGGAGCGATAGCTGCAAAGCGAGCCATTACGTTTCCCAATGGCAGTCCTGACGCCCTCTACCAATACGACTTTTCGCATGGTTTCTTCTTCTCTCCTCTCCGTTATTCGCCTTTAAAATTCGGCTTTCTTTTTTCCAGAAAAGCAGAGATTCCCTCTTTTGTATCCTCACTGTTCATCAAATGTCCCTGATACAATTTCTCAAGCAAGTATCCTCTGTTGTCATATGTAATGGTAGAATTCATGATCGTTTTCGCATATTCGACCGCAAGCGGGCCATTTTTCAAGATACTTGCCGCTTTCTTTTCTGTTTCCTGCTCAAGCTCTTCAAATTCACAGAGTTGGGAAATCAATCCGATTCGCAGTGCTTCCTCCCCGTCAATCACTCTTCCGGTAAAAATTAAATCTTTCGCCATACTTTCACCGATGATTCGTGGCAAGCGCTGCGTCCCGCCACCGGCCGGAATTAAAGATAACAACACTTCCGGCTGACCAAATTTAGCGTTTTTACTGGCGATGCGTATATCGCACGCCAGGGCCACTTCACATCCTCCACCGAGTGCAACCCCGTTTATAGAAGCAATGTATACGATTCGGGATTGCTCCATTTTCATTAATACCCTTGGGGCGTTGGAAGATAAAATATCTTTCGCTGTCCTTTTTTGCATCGCTTTCAGGTCGGCTCCAGCCGCAAATGATTTATTCCCCGCTCCGGTAACAATGGCAACCTTTATATTAGGATCATCCTCAAAATCGTCTATCGCCCACTCCAGCTCTTTCCAGGTATTTGGACTGATCGCATTTCTTTGCGCTTCACGATTAATAATAATTTTCCCAATACCGGATTCCTTTTTTACGATCAAGTCTGTGTATGCCAGATTTTTGCTACTCATAGTCATACCAGCCTTTGCCGGTTTTTCTTCCTAAACGATTGGCATTCACCATGTTTTCCAAGAGTTGAGGCACTTTGAATCTTTCTCCGTATACCTCTTCCATCGATTTAAATGCTTTATACCCCAGATCTAACCCATTAAAGTCATTTAATTCAAAAGGACCCATTGGATGATTAAAACCCAACCGACAGGCTTTATCGATGTCTTCAACCGTACCTACGCCTTCCTCAAGCATTCGAATGGCTTCTGCTCGGAATGCCAGAATCAATCGGGAAGTTAAGAAACCGTTTCGATCCTTTTTGCAAACAACTGTTTCCTTATTCACCATTTTGCTGAACTCCTGTACTTTTTGCAGTGTTTCGTCGGTTGTTTCCAATCCTCTTATAATTTCAATTAAATTCATCATCGGCGCAGGATTAAAGAAGTGAATGCCAATTACGCGACCCGGATTTTTTACGACGGAAGCGATAGAAGTGATACTGACTTGTGAAGTGTTGGTGCCTAAAACGACATCATCGCTTGTAAGCCCATCTAGTTCGCGAAATATATTCTGTTTCACCTTCAAATCCTCCACAGCTGCTTCAATCACCAGGCTGCTGCCTTGTACAGCTTCTTTTAGAGAAACCGAAATGTTGATCCGATCCATTATCGTTTCAATACTTTCAGAAAGCCTTCCCTTTTTCTCAAACCTACCCAGACTTGTTTTCATAGTTACCAGTGCTTTTTCGATTTGTTCTTCATTAATATCAAAGATGGAAACAGATAACTTCTCCATGGCACAAACTTGAGCAATGCCACTCCCCATGATTCCTGAACCTATTACAGTAACCTTCATCTTCGAAACCCTCCCATCAAACAAAATGATTCAATGGCTTTATCGACAACTTCTTTTACACTTTTAGTCAAAGTTGGTGAACAAGTTCAATGCTGGCATTACAGGTGCAAATTCCCAATAACCGACAATATACCAACCGGTTTGTATATAAGCATTATACAAAGGCGTTGTCTCCCCTGTCAATTAGATATCAGAATATTTATTACTGTTTGAATATATCGTCAACACGCAACTTGTCAGCGAAAATGCCACTACGGTACAGGAGAAACTAACATTTCCCGAAAGGATACCACACTCTGGACCGAAGAATTCCTCGGCTGAAAGAAATATACCGGCAGAGGTAAGAACGAACACTCGTCACGTGAGACAGTAGATAAAAAAGGATGACAACAATTGCTGCCACCCTTTTTGTTTCTCATTCATGTTTTGTTTTGTACTAAACAGTGTCTTTATAGGTTTCCATTATAGAAAGCTTCCAGTTTTTCAACTGCCTGACTTACATACTCTGGTTTGTCGTACAAATCATAGTGACTTGCACCTTCAATAACTAAAATATCCTTTTTATCGGAAGCTGCTCTCTTATAGAGTTCATGCCCATCTTTATAGGAACCGAATCCACCTTGGACACTTCCGACAATGATCTGTAAAGGCTGCGTTAGCAGCTTCTCTACCAAGTGGAAAGCATCAAAACCGACAACAGATCCTACGCTCGTAAATTTCAGCTTATTAGGTGAATTAGAGCACTGTCCTCTAGGTGTTGTGTAATATTCAACAGCTTCTACTATATCGATATCCGTAATACCGGCCTTTTCCCTTTCTTCACAACTATTAGGTATCCAGTTCGTAATCAGTGGTTCCGCTCCACGGGCTTCCGCAGTACGTTGTTTCGCAACCGCCTCCAGTGTTTGAATCGCTGCATCAGGAGAACCATCACCTTCCCGATATAGCCTGCCGATATTGGCTCCAACGACTGTACCAACTGCTTTGATTCTGCGTTCTGTCATTGCAGCATTTACCGCATACCCCCCTCCTGCACAAACGCCTAATACACCGATACGATTTTCATCTACAAAATCGAGTGTAGTCAGGTAATCCACCGCACAACGCACATCCTCAACGCGTGCAGCTGGCTCCTCAATATATCGAGGTTCACCTTCACTTTCGCCTTGATAGGACGCATCATAGGCAAGGGTTACATATCCTCTTTCAGCAAGGTTTTCAGCATAGATGCCCGCGGTTTGATCTTTACAACTACTCCCCGGATGAACGCTGACAATGGCAGGGTATTTTTTATTCTCATCAAATCCCTCTGGCAAATAAAGATGACCAGCCATTTTTAAAGTACCATTTTTAAATGCGACAGATTTTTTCACGTTATTTTCTCCTTATTTTTTTATTGTCTGTTACAATTTGACTATTTATTTCGTATCCGACCCATCTATACAGTATCTCCTTTAAGCAAGTATTATCCTCCTTCCATCATTACTGGCGAAGTAGAGTGGAGCGAAATAATAGACATGATTTGATTAATGTCCTTTCGTTCATTATTATAAATGAATATATAAAAATCACCATGATCAGATTTGCACTAAAAGTATAGTAATAAACAGTACTATGCCATTTGTTTATTATAAAACGTGAGTGAAATGAAGAAGCATCTACTTCCGTCTCTTATCAGATGGAAATAGATGCGTCCCTTTAAGTTATATGGTATAACTTAAAATTTTCGTTAACTTGTGTACCCGTAAGCTACTCCCATTCTTATCCACCAATGCGCGGCAAGATATTGTTACTTATTCACTGGCCGTTTCTAGCGCACTTAAGTCCTTCCCTCGCGTTTCTGGTGCCCATGCTATCGTTACGATTGCACCAAGAACACACGCGAATGAAATCATGAGAATAACAGCACTTACCCCGTACCCAGATTGTACGATTGGGACCAAAAACGAACCGATAACCGAACCAACTCTACTTAGTGCAGTAGAAAGACCCTTTCCCGCCCCCCGCAGATTCGTTGGATACATTTCAACTGGATAAATATTGGTAAGTGCTCCTCCTGCATAGGAAGAAAATTGAGCGGCTATATAAAGGATGATAATGAGAATAGGTGGCAGCATATCTGTCCATATACCTATAATGATAAGAGGAATTGCCATAAACGTCAGAGAGAAAATAGCAAGGGTCCTACGCTTAAACTTGTCTGTAATCGCGGCTGCAACGGTGCTAAAAATGATGTTGCAGAAATAGGTAAGAACGGTTGCTCCAAATGCAGCAGTACCGGAAAAACCCATGCTCATAAAGATAATCGGCAGAAACGGACCAAGCGCGAAGCTCGGCAGTACACTAATCATGTAATAGATGCCGATGAAGAGTGTTGACTTCCAGTATTTTTGACTGAATAGCTGGCGGATTCCCGAAAGTTCTTGACCAGGAGCTTGCGTGGCCAACTTTTGGTCCTCAATGAGATTATCGATGCTCACCTCAGGTCCAATGTACTTCCTTACCACCTCTCGCGCTTCATCTATTCGCCCTTGGCTAATGAGCCATCTTGGGGATTCGGGAGCACCTGCTCGAAAAAACATCGTAATGATCCCTAGCACTCCGCTGCTAGCTAAAATCCATCTCCAGGCATCGGGACTCATGTCGATCGTAAAATAACTGACGAGTCCACCTATCGTAGACCCTATGGCAAAAGTAGAGAGATTCAGTCCTAGAAAAAGCGAGCGTGCTTTCGTTGGTGTGAATTCGGCAAGAAGAGTCACCCCGACCGCATATTCGGCCCCAATGGATATTCCCAGGATCAGTCTCAGAACAAACAACAGAGCTGCGTCGTTTACGAAAAACTGCAGAAATGAGGCAACAATCAATACAACAAAATGCCACGTATATATTTTCTGCCTGCCGATTGTATCGCATAATTTTCCGAAGATCAGACTCCCTAGGAAAATACCAATCAAAGGCGAGCTACCAATTAATCCTTGCCAAAGCGGGCTCATATTCAATGCGGGAATAATTTTTACCATAATAAACGACATCATAGCAATGATATAACCGTCAATCGAATGGCCAATCAATGTATACGCTGCCATTTTATAATGAAATTTATTAAGTGGCGCGTTGTCCATTGTTACTGCTTGTGCATTTCTCATTAAGTATGGCTCCCTTCACTCTTGTTGATTCTTTCATACGCGCTGTTAACTTGCTGTTTTGCAGCGGCTAACCATTTTGTCTCCTCCTCTAAAACAGAACGATTTTTCGTAAGCATTTTTTGTGAATCCGCTGGTTTTGGTGTGCCTCCAGTTACTTTTCCTTGTAAACAGTAGAGGGGATCCATCATACTTGCAACTTCTTCGTCTGTCATCATAATTTCAATCCCCATTGTTTCCTTGGCGACTTCAGACAGTAGGGCTCCGGTCATATTCTTCACATCAAGGGATCCTTGATTCATTAACCTTCTGATCATTCCGCCAATGACATGGTGGCTATCTTCAAAAGGAATGTCATACTTTTGGGAAAGAATTTCTGCCATGGTGGCCGCACTTGTAAAGTTGTTTTTCGTTCTTTCATAGGATTGCTCTTTTCGTACTTCAGAGTAGTTCAAAACATCTTCAAAAATAGCCAACACCCGAGTTGCTTCGCTGATCCCATTCCAGAACGTCGACCTGGCTTCCAATGAATCATAATTCGGGAACATGCTGGTATTGCGATTTGCCATCAAACCATCCATCAGGACCCCCGCGCAATGCGCAGATTTGGAGCGAATAAGCTCGAGCGCGACTGGATTTTTTTTCTGCGGCATGATACTGCTTCCATCGGAAACTTCAAATCCGCATTCTAATGTACGGCATTCGTCCGTAGCCCAAAAAAAATGATCCGATGCGGCCTTGCTGATGTTGCTCATCAGTAAGGAAAGCGCCATTTCTATTTCTAGTAAATAGTCTGTGCTTCCGATCGAATCCATACTGTTTTCGATAACGCTGTCAAAACCCAGCAGGTCACAAACAAATTGCCTGTCAAGGGGGTAGCTTGTCCCTATCCCCGCGGCAGCTCCCATGGGAGAACGGTTCGTGTTTAAATAGGCGGCTTTCAGTCGTGTAAAGTCCCGTGACAGCGCATCAAAGAGCATCAGATAATAGTGAGCGATAGTACCTGGCTGTGCAGGCTGACCAAACGTATAAAAGGTAATAACCGTATCAAGATTTTCCTCCGCTTTTTTAAGGAGAGTACGTTTGAGTGACAATAAATGCTCCATTACCTGCCAAAGAGCTCTTCTCGTCTCCATTCGATAAACAGCGCCCAACATATCATTGCGGCTTCTGCCTAAATGGATTTGACAGCCGACCTTCTCCCCGACGAATTGGTACATCGCCAATTGAAGGTTAAAATAAAGGTCTCCTTTCTGTCCATCCAGATCTTCTGCCCGAAAAGAATTCAACACTTTATCCAGTCCATCGGCAATCTTTCGATACGATTGTTTATCCAGAAGGCCCTGCTTGACCAGCATGAGCCCATGAGCCTTATTCATCATCGTCATTTCATAGCGATGAGAATGAAAATCCATCATCAATGTAGGGACTACCCCTTCGTTTACAAACACTTCTGATAGTCTCATCCGTGAACCCTCTTCCCTAATAATAGAACGATAGCTTGACATGTTTCTCTTCTATACAATTATCAAGCCGCTTGTCCTTGTTCGCATGGTATTCCATATCGATTTTGTTTATTCTGTTGCAGCCTCTGCATGTCTTACCCCTGACAGAGCTTTAGTATTCATTAAAATATTGCTGGATCTTTTTCGGATCTGTTGTTTTGGTAAGCGCCAGTTGAAGAAGAATTCTTGCTTTTTGGGGATTGAGTGAGTTACTCTCTACGAAAGAATCTTGCTCATAAAGTGTTTGCCCAGTTGCTTGGTAAAAGGATTTGACTAATACCACGCCCCGCAAGTTCCCCATTTTTTCATCTGCCGACGATGCTGCCCACCCGCCAAGAACCACTCCTTTTGCCCCGCTTTGAATGGCTGCATTCAACAACGCGAGATCGTTGCTTCCATAAGATTCGGCAAGGATATCGACTTTTGGCAGCATAGCAAGGTTTGCGATATCAAACTCCGTCTGGTACGTATGCTTGGTCAACGGTTGTTGATAGAACCT
Proteins encoded:
- a CDS encoding AMP-binding protein, whose product is MYPIHNETFGELFNRIAAENRDQEALLYEDGRRYTWSQLKERVDEVAKGLIAFGIEKGHKVGVWLSNSPEWIFLHYAIAKVGAILLPINTRFREKDLEYILNQSDLGFLIVGKPNFKDISYFDRLLTLCPEIMQAEPGNLHSERIPKLRTVLTINEVERPGTYTFDELIERGRYVDDEVLVSREASVNVDDTFMIMYTSGTTGFPKGVMHCHRFLKNIKSVAERLRVTSDDRIMLYLPLFHAYALITVMTTAHTKGAKIILMEHFEAEKALQLMDQEKATSASSFEAMILDMIQHPHFNKYSIDSLRFGICAVPEYAARMIQENMMPVFNAYGSTEVAAIATLSSIEDPVEKRMTSCGRPLPDISMKIVDPETQAELPTNQHGEICIKAFTVMQGYYKNPEETAKAIDSEGWFHTGDLGYVDDEGYYHIVGRVKDMIRVGGENVDPVEVEAYLTTHPAVYRCSVVAYPDPRLSEVCFAFVQLAKGQKVEEQELIEYCQGKIASFKIPRHIVFSDEFPMTPSGKIRKVELRQMALQLKDGKNNVMKGELA
- a CDS encoding aspartate/glutamate racemase family protein, which encodes MKICFMNVNPESVSGDFVKVLEKTLDPIKDEGTQIGFRFPKVGCNRATDFSTSYFELLNKVQVIHAIIEAEKEGFDAVVVGCFFDTGVQEAREMVDIPVVGINEFSLSLAAQMGERCAIVGLHEPKINLQLEHVMKKNSCGCNDWTKRIIPIDLPSIEWMKNGINNVEVIAAEIEKAAKIGVKYGADMIIIGCAGLGPLASLAGLKEVEGTKVPILDPVSIGLKAAEFRVKLKNSLGLPPVSRAMKYQMPRSKDYERMKQVFDL
- a CDS encoding SDR family oxidoreductase, producing the protein MTRHSMFPSEGVALIIGGTGGLGKEISCLMAESGSNVALTYRQNKEEAAKISSMVEEMGRKSMFEQMKIEDVNSVQELVNNVIANFGSIHTVVYTSGPDIALGYINQVTHDEWRRVIDTDVNGFFNVIHATLPHLRDNRAGTYISVITAAVHKYPARDSLSAVPKAAVEMLTKAVSREEGKFGIRANCVGPGMIEAGIGTRMLEEGFTASVRETMKHDISLRKFGEARDIAEAVVFLASSRAKHITGQTIFVDGGWVHF
- a CDS encoding TetR family transcriptional regulator; translation: MRNSNTVDSKTKILNSALSLFEKNGYSGTSVNDILNEAELTKGSFYYFFQSKEDLLYLIHESFIENLLYDSQEIFNSKNTTNKEKLSQLVSLLWDSLYKYKDNFTIFIQEYKYIAADDKFQVIREKRDQFANIITQVIEDGIKAGEFKSNTDPKIISFGIVGLTGWGTQWYRKDGPLSVKEINKIYLDMILNGIENH
- a CDS encoding thiolase family protein, encoding MRKVVLVEGVRTAIGKRNGSLCSYRSDELLALVLEALLNRTNFDKSLIDEVIVGCTTQVNSQGNCIGRLASLMAGIPDSVPAFVLNQKCSSSEQALHIATQKIMTGYADIIVVGGVENMSLVPSAIDRIEYSPKLLEQYEMVHQGNSAELIAEMWNISREELDRFSYMSHVKAAKATEAGEFSREIVDIEIGGAVFNRDEGVRANVSLEKMAQLKPAFMENGKVTAANSSQISDGASGLVLMEKETAIRLGFKPKGEVVSQVTVGVNPKEMLTGVIPATLKAINRANVTLEEIDVFEINEAFASVVLAWMKELGIPEDRVNLRGGAIALGHPTGASGARITATLLNIMEDSNAAYGLQTMCAAHGMATATVWKKYH
- a CDS encoding enoyl-CoA hydratase-related protein, with product MSSKNLAYTDLIVKKESGIGKIIINREAQRNAISPNTWKELEWAIDDFEDDPNIKVAIVTGAGNKSFAAGADLKAMQKRTAKDILSSNAPRVLMKMEQSRIVYIASINGVALGGGCEVALACDIRIASKNAKFGQPEVLLSLIPAGGGTQRLPRIIGESMAKDLIFTGRVIDGEEALRIGLISQLCEFEELEQETEKKAASILKNGPLAVEYAKTIMNSTITYDNRGYLLEKLYQGHLMNSEDTKEGISAFLEKRKPNFKGE
- a CDS encoding 3-hydroxyacyl-CoA dehydrogenase family protein; its protein translation is MKVTVIGSGIMGSGIAQVCAMEKLSVSIFDINEEQIEKALVTMKTSLGRFEKKGRLSESIETIMDRINISVSLKEAVQGSSLVIEAAVEDLKVKQNIFRELDGLTSDDVVLGTNTSQVSITSIASVVKNPGRVIGIHFFNPAPMMNLIEIIRGLETTDETLQKVQEFSKMVNKETVVCKKDRNGFLTSRLILAFRAEAIRMLEEGVGTVEDIDKACRLGFNHPMGPFELNDFNGLDLGYKAFKSMEEVYGERFKVPQLLENMVNANRLGRKTGKGWYDYE
- a CDS encoding alpha/beta hydrolase, with protein sequence MAGHLYLPEGFDENKKYPAIVSVHPGSSCKDQTAGIYAENLAERGYVTLAYDASYQGESEGEPRYIEEPAARVEDVRCAVDYLTTLDFVDENRIGVLGVCAGGGYAVNAAMTERRIKAVGTVVGANIGRLYREGDGSPDAAIQTLEAVAKQRTAEARGAEPLITNWIPNSCEEREKAGITDIDIVEAVEYYTTPRGQCSNSPNKLKFTSVGSVVGFDAFHLVEKLLTQPLQIIVGSVQGGFGSYKDGHELYKRAASDKKDILVIEGASHYDLYDKPEYVSQAVEKLEAFYNGNL
- a CDS encoding MFS transporter; the protein is MRNAQAVTMDNAPLNKFHYKMAAYTLIGHSIDGYIIAMMSFIMVKIIPALNMSPLWQGLIGSSPLIGIFLGSLIFGKLCDTIGRQKIYTWHFVVLIVASFLQFFVNDAALLFVLRLILGISIGAEYAVGVTLLAEFTPTKARSLFLGLNLSTFAIGSTIGGLVSYFTIDMSPDAWRWILASSGVLGIITMFFRAGAPESPRWLISQGRIDEAREVVRKYIGPEVSIDNLIEDQKLATQAPGQELSGIRQLFSQKYWKSTLFIGIYYMISVLPSFALGPFLPIIFMSMGFSGTAAFGATVLTYFCNIIFSTVAAAITDKFKRRTLAIFSLTFMAIPLIIIGIWTDMLPPILIIILYIAAQFSSYAGGALTNIYPVEMYPTNLRGAGKGLSTALSRVGSVIGSFLVPIVQSGYGVSAVILMISFACVLGAIVTIAWAPETRGKDLSALETASE